Proteins found in one Triticum urartu cultivar G1812 chromosome 4, Tu2.1, whole genome shotgun sequence genomic segment:
- the LOC125551933 gene encoding peroxisomal membrane protein 11-3-like: MASEARKTAAAARPPPRDFLAHLEAYLARRDGVDKLLKISRYAARLALAAGPLPPPASARLKSFESSLGLSRKAFRLGKFVQDVNALRAHPGPLPPPFVLLAYGGEGVYYFIEQFVWLAKAGLLPAHLLPRLQRLSAWAELVGYVGSITIKLEEVTKMESSIKMRRAEGCGEENQAVTTMRGKLLLKRLSVVQDVADAFMALGDVTNGKGLLGSSTLTASAGLLSALISTHKNWNSC, from the coding sequence ATGGCCTCCGAGGCTCGCAAGACCGCCGCCGCAGCGCGCCCGCCTCCCCGCGACTTCCTCGCCCACCTCGAGGCCTACCTGGCCCGCCGCGACGGTGTCGACAAGCTCCTCAAGATCTCCCGCTACGCCGCGCGCCTCGCCCTCGCCGCAGGGCCGCTGCCCCCGCCGGCCTCCGCGCGCCTCAAGTCCTTCGAGTCCAGCCTCGGCCTCAGCCGCAAGGCCTTCCGCCTCGGCAAGTTCGTCCAGGACGTCAACGCCCTCCGCGCGCACCCCGGCCCCCTCCCTCCGCCCTTCGTGCTCCTCGCCTACGGCGGCGAGGGCGTCTACTACTTCATCGAGCAGTTCGTCTGGCTCGCGAAAGCTGGCCTCCTCCCGGCGCACCTCCTCCCCCGCCTCCAGCGTCTCAGCGCCTGGGCCGAGCTGGTGGGCTACGTCGGCTCCATCACCATCAAGCTGGAAGAAGTGACGAAGATGGAGTCTTCAATCAAGATGCGGCGGGCGGAGGGTTGTGGGGAGGAGAACCAGGCGGTGACGACGATGCGGGGGAAGCTGCTGCTGAAGCGTCTGTCCGTTGTGCAGGACGTGGCGGATGCCTTCATGGCGCTAGGGGACGTGACTAACGGGAAGGGGTTGCTCGGTAGCTCCACGCTGACGGCGTCCGCCGGATTGCTGTCGGCGCTGATCAGCACGCACAAGAACTGGAATTCTTGCTGA
- the LOC125551932 gene encoding ABC transporter F family member 4-like codes for MGAGEGGGRRRRKLDGDDSDEEYVLEEEEDEEEVHELEYGHGGRDAASSSAGEEGGGSDAEYEVDDEDEEEETPRPKRPVKRKANPAPARSRRRRYEDDDDYSEELEEDEEIGEDLDQEEEPRRPNCETKCGGRSQKAKMPPVAQRSNRPRHGEEEDMDFDPDLDEGGGDEDTDFDPDLEGDDDEFEDEEEDEELGVSHTRTIPRLKNTARRNPASKLRRGKKKNSNSWKLSKRKVRKPAPVRRRRRSSVIEQYEDDDDDFIVEDEQVKVNRNSRKKARFGRHVEVDRPGPVAEADIWPAIDSDSSEFEFGTSEDEPEGEPVRAAVRKGRKRRGVLGSSSDSEFHVSDKELSDVREEEVKSKKRVRVLQSSSDSEFHVSDKELSDVREEEVKTKKRVRVLQSSSDSEFHISDKELSDVREEEVKRKKRTCVLQSSSESEFHASDKELGDNRIEEARRKKRLLVSQSSSDSEFHVSDKDVRDLGEAKSLVAQPMLSVSPRRLSFTRNGWDKGKEKKELVDAEKPWCGICLSEDQRTTLQGVLNCCSHYFCFACIMEWSKVESRCPLCKRRFTTITKSSKVDLDLELKKSVIKVEERDQVYQPTEEEIRRWLDPYENLMCIECNQGGEDSLMLLCDICDSSAHTYCVGLGREVPEGNWYCGGCRLSGEGSTHPRSLTNSNSAQLGTNAPISTFGRTPSINTWQTFQGFDLNVSPREIPRQNIHADSRASVLGVSTPTGRFATLSRRRGWMRMLLDRQRHLISQDTGHDGVQHSGYAPRADPDHRNFCASSESNSLQHNDSLPRIEPNRRNFSSPWEANSSQTLLDDIRDQHGCFSSVQAQRNSTPCLFADGNNFQQTESVNSNVKHMCSISPH; via the exons ATGGGAGCGGGAGAGGGCGGGGGCCGCCGGCGGCGTAAGCTCGATGGGGACGACAGCGACGAGGAGTATgtcttggaggaggaggaggatgaggaggaggtcCACGAGCTGGAGTACGGCCACGGAGGAAGAGACGCCGCGTCCTCTAGTGCCGGCGAGGAGGGAGGCGGCTCGGACGCGGAGTACGAGGTGGAcgacgaggacgaggaggaagagACGCCGCGTCCAAAGCGGCCGGTGAAGAGGAAGGCGAATCCGGCTCCCGCGCGGTCTCGCCGGCGCAGGTATGAAGACGACGACGATTACTCGGAGGAGCTGGAGGAGGATGAGGAGATTGGTGAAGATCTCGACCAGGAAGAGGAGCCGCGACGGCCCAACTGTGAGACGAAATGTGGTGGCCGCAGCCAGAAAGCGAAAATGCCTCCCGTGGCTCAGCGATCTAATCGGCCGAGGCATGGGGAGGAGGAGGACATGGACTTTGATCCTGACTTGGACGAGGGGGGAGGGGACGAGGACACGGATTTCGACCCTGATTTGGAGGGTGACGATGATGAGTTTGAGGACGAGGAAGAGGATGAGGAATTGGGTGTCAGCCACACCAGAACGATACCGAGGCTTAAGAATACAGCGCGCAGAAACCCTGCTTCAAAGCTGCGAcgagggaagaagaagaatagTAATAGTTGGAAGCTTTCAAAGCGGAAGGTTCGGAAGCCTGCACCTGTAAGGCGACGGAGAAGGTCTTCTGTCATCGAGCAATACGAGGATGATGACGACGACTTCATCGTGGAGGATGAACAGGTCAAGGTAAACCGTAATTCAAGGAAGAAGGCCAGGTTTGGGAGGCATGTGGAGGTAGACCGGCCAGGGCCAGTTGCCGAGGCAGATATATGGCCGGCTATTGATTCAGACTCATCAGAGTTTGAGTTTGGAACATCTGAAGACGAACCTGAGGGTGAGCCAGTGAGAGCTGCAGTAAGGAAGGGGAGGAAAAGGAGGGGGGTATTGGGGTCATCCTCAGATTCTGAATTCCATGTCTCGGATAAGGAATTGAGCGATGTCAGAGAAGAAGAGGTTAAGTCGAAGAAAAGGGTACGCGTCTTGCAGTCATCCTCAGATTCTGAATTCCATGTCTCGGATAAGGAATTGAGCGATGTCAGAGAAGAAGAGGTTAAGACGAAGAAAAGGGTACGTGTCTTGCAGTCATCCTCAGATTCTGAATTCCATATATCAGATAAGGAATTAAGCGATGTCAGAGAAGAAGAGGTTAAGAGGAAGAAAAGGACATGCGTCTTGCAGTCATCCTCAGAGTCTGAATTCCATGCCTCAGACAAGGAATTGGGTGATAACAGGATAGAAGAGGccaggaggaagaagaggttACTCGTCTCGCAATCATCCTCAGATTCTGAATTCCATGTCTCAGATAAGGATGTCAGGGACTTGGGAGAGGCTAAATCTCTGGTGGCTCAGCCCATGCTGTCTGTGTCACCGAGGAGGCTttcttttacaaggaatgggtgGGACAAAGGAAAGGAGAAAAAAGAACTAGTAGATGCTGAGAAGCCCTGGTGTGGGATATGCCTCTCTGAGGATCAGAGGACGACTCTACAGGGAGTGCTGAATTGCTGCTCACACTACTTTTGCTTCGCGTGCATCATGGAGTGGTCTAAGGTCGAGTCAAGGTGTCCATTGTGTAAGAGGCGGTTCACCACGATTACCAAGTCATCAAAAGTGGATCTAGATTTGGAGCTGAAAAAGTCTGTAATTAAGGTTGAAGAGCGTGATCAG GTTTATCAGCCAACGGAAGAAGAAATAAGGCGCTGGTTAGACCCATACGAGAATCTTATGTGCATAGAGTGCAATCAAGGTGGTGAAGATAGTCTAATGTTATTATGTGATATTTGTGATTCCTCGGCACATACTTATTGTGTTGGCCTTGGAAGAGAAGTACCTGAAGGAAATTGGTATTGTGGAGGATGTAGACTCAGTGGCGAGGGATCAACGCATCCTAGAAGCCTTACTAACAGCAATTCTGCCCAGTTAGGCACGAATGCACCCATTAGCACATTTGGAAGGACACCGTCAATCAACACTTGGCAAACTTTTCAAGGCTTTGATCTAAATGTATCGCCTAGGGAGATTCCTAGGCAAAACATTCATGCCGATTCACGAGCTTCAGTTTTGGGTGTATCAACTCCAACTGGAAGGTTTGCAACTCTTTCTAGAAGACGTGGATGGATGCGCATGTTGCTAGATAGACAAAGGCATCTGATTAGTCAAGACACTGGACATGATGGTGTGCAGCACAGTGGCTATGCTCCAAGAGCCGACCCAGACCACAGGAACTTCTGTGCTTCATCAGAATCCAACTCTTTGCAGCACAATGATTCTTTGCCAAGAATCGAACCAAATCGCAGGAACTTCTCTAGTCCTTGGGAAGCAAACAGTTCACAAACTCTGCTTGATGACATTCGGGACCAGCACGGTTGCTTTTCTTCTGTTCAAGCTCAGAGAAACTCTACTCCATGCCTTTTTGCGGATGGAAACAATTTCCAACAAACAGAAAGTGTCAACAGCAATGTCAAGCACATGTGCAGTATAAGTCCTCATTAG